CAGCGCGGCATTGTCGCCCATGGGCACACCTTCGGCCCAGCCCAGCGTCATCACGCGGCGCTGCGACAGGTGCCAAACCGGGCGCGGCAGGCTAAAGCCTTCGTCCCCTTCGGTATTGGCGGCGAATTCGGCAGCCGAAGCCGCCTCTATCCGCAGGTCCAACTCGCCTTCGACCAGTTCCTCGAAATGCGCGATCACATCCAGAGGGCGCAGGCGGCGCGATTTTGGCAGCAGCAGTTCGATGATCTGCGCGGCCAGATGGAAGGCATCGACATCGCGGCGAAAGGCGCGTTCCACGCCGGGGCGCAGTACTTTTACCGCCACTTTCGCGCCGGTTTCGGCCAGCCTTGCCTGATGCACCTGCGCGATCGACGCGGCGGCAACGGGTTCGGACAGTTCCGAAAACGCCTCTGCCAGCCTGATGCCCAGTTCCGCTTCGATCTGGGCCACGGCCTCCGCGCGCGGGAAGGGGGCCAGCTTGTCTTGCAGATAGCGCAACTGGTCAGCCAGTTCTTGACCCACCACATCGGGGCGGGTGGCCAGCGTCTGCCCGAATTTGATATAGGCTGGCCCAAGCGCCGTCAGCGCGCGCACCAAGGGCGGCAAGCTCTCATCACCCTTCAGCCCCAACATTTTGAACGGCCAGCCCAGCACCCGCGCGGCCAGTCGCAACCGCGATGGGGCATTCATGGCCTCCAGCACTTCGGCCATGGCGCCTGTGCGTTCAAACGTGGCGCCGGTGCGCACCAGCCGCCAAATATTATGCGGTCCGCGCATTTACAGCTTCCAGCCCGAATGCAGCGCCGCGATGCCCATGGACAAATTGCGGTATTTCACCTGTTCAAACCCGGCCGCCGCGATCATGCCCGCGAATGTGTCTTGATCGGGGAATTTGCGGATGGATTCGACCAGATACTGGTAGCTGTCGCGGTCGCCTGTCACCAGCTTGCCCATGGGTGGGATGATATTGAAGGAATAAAGATCATAGACCTTCTGCATCAGCTCATTCGGGATCTGGGAAAATTCCAGCACCATCAGACGCCCGCCCGGGCGCAGCACGCGGAACGCTTCGGACAGCGCATCTGGCACGCGGGTCACGTTGCGAATGCCAAAGCTGATTGTATAGACATCAAAGCTGTTATCCGGGAAGGGCAGCGCCATCGCATCGCCCACCACCCAGTCAAGGGACGCGGCCATGCTGTCGGCCTCTGCCCGTGTCTGGCCTGCCAGCAGCATATCTTCCGTCATGTCCAGCACGGTGGCATGGGTGCCTATCCCCGCGCGGGCCAGAAAGCGGAAGGCCACGTCGCCCGTGCCGCCCGCCACATCCAGCAGGCGCTGGCCGGGGCGCGGGGCCAGCCAATCCATCATCGCGTCTTTCCAGATGCGGTGAATGCCCATGCTCATCAAATCATTCATCACGTCATATTTGGACGCGACCGAGGAAAACACGCCGTGTACCATGCCCGCTTTCTGGTCTTCATCGACCGTCTGAAAGCCGAAATGCGTGGTGGTCTTGTCATTGGTCATGGCGCGGTTCCATTCGCTTGGCCCTTGCGGGGGCATCTTCCCCCTCCTTATAGGGTTTGAGGGGCGCGATACAATGCGACCTCGCGCCATGCTGGGGGGCAAATGCCGGAATTGCCAGAAGTTGAAACCGTGCGCCGGGGATTGCTTGGGGCAATGGAAGGGGCAGTAATCGCGCGCGCTGAATTGCGCCGTGCCGATCTGCGCTGGCCCTTTCCGACCGATATGGCCGAACGCCTGACCGGCGCGCGGGTTCTGGCGCTGCGGCGGCGGTCGAAATATCTGCTGGCCGATCTGGACCGGGCAGAAACGCTGATCGTGCACTTGGGCATGTCGGGGCGCATGACCGTGTCGGGGCTGGCCGCACCGCATGTGCCGGGCAAGTTCCATTTTGACCATCCGGCGCTGGAAAAGCATGACCATGTGATCTTCCACATGGAAAGCGGCGCGCGCGTGACCTTTAACGACCCGCGCCGCTTTGGTGCGATGGATCTGTGCGCGACTGCGACGCAGGAAGGCCACAAGCTGCTGGCATCAATCGGGCCCGAGCCTTTGGGCAATGCGTTCGATGCGATCTATCTGGCCGCGCAGTTGGCGGGCAAGCGCACGCCCATAAAAGCGGCGTTGCTGGATCAGCGAATCGTTGCGGGCTTGGGCAATATATATGTCTGCGAGGCGCTTCACCGCGCGGGCATTCATCCTGCACGCGCCGCCCATAGAATAGGCGCAGCGCGGGTGGAACGGTTGGTTCATGAAATTCGCGCCACCCTGACAGAGGCGATTGCAGCGGGCGGATCGTCCTTGCGCGACTACCGCCAAGCCGATGGCGCGCTTGGCTATTTTCAACATGGTTTCAAGGTCTACGGGCGCGAAGGTCAGCCGTGCCAGCAGCCGGATTGCACCGGCGCGATACGCCGAATTGTTCAGTCCGGGCGCTCCAGCTTCTATTGCGCTACCTGCCAGAGATGACTTGAACCCATGGGCCAAGCTGCTAAGCCAAGGGGCTGACAGCCACAGACAAGGTGCCAACATGGCCTATGAAACGCTGATCGTCGACATCAAGGACCATGTGGCGCTGATTCGCCTCAACCGGCCTGACGCGATGAACGCGCTGAATACCAAACTGCTTTCCGAACTGACCGATGCGATGCAAGCCGCCGATGCCAATGACAAGGTGCGCTGCATGGTGCTGACCGGGTCCGACAAGGCCTTTGCCGCCGGGGCCGATGTGAAGGAAATGGCCGACAAAAGCTTTGTCGATGCCTATCAGGAAGACCTGTTTGGTCCGGCCTGCGACACGATTGCGGCTGTGCGCAAACCGATCATAGCTGCCGTTGCGGGCTATGCGCTGGGCGGCGGGTGCGAATTGGCGATGCTGTGCGATTTCATCATTGCCGCCGACACCGCCAAGTTCGGCCAGCCGGAAATCAACCTTGGGATTGTTGCAGGCATGGGCGGTACGCAGCGCCTGACGCGGCTGGTGGGCATGTCCAAAGCCATGGATATGCACCTGACTGGCCGCTTCATGGATGCCGAGGAAGCCGAGCGCGCCGGGCTGGTCAGCCGCGTGGTGCCCGCCAAGAAACTGATGGACGAAGCCATGTCCGCCGCGGGCAAGATTGCCGAGAAGTCGCAGATCACGGCCAAGGCTGTGAAAGAATCGGTTAATCGCGCTTATGAGGGCAGTTTGCGCGAGGGGCTGCTGTTTGAACGCCGGATGTTCCACATGATGTTTGCGTCCGAAGATCGAACCGAAGGGATGCAGGCGTTTCTGGAAAAGCGCACGCCGCAGTTTCGCGACCAGTAATTGCCCCTTTCCTTTCGCGCCCGGTTAGCCTATACGGCGCTCCACATGCGCGTGGGCCCGCTTAAGGCAAGTTTTGACCATGGTCGGTTTCGGCCATTTTGGGTCCGTTGTGCAACAGACATGTAACGAACCCGAAGAGAAGACACGCAAATGGCAAATACTCCTCAATCCAAGAAGCGCGCCCGCCAAGCGGAGCGCCGCACCGATATCAACAAGGCGCGCCGCTCGCGCATCCGTGGTTTCCTGCGCAAGGTGGAAGAGGCAATCGCCTCTGGCGATCCGGCCAAAGCGACGGAAGCCCTGCGCGCGGCGCAGCCGGAAATGGCGCGCGGTGTGACCAAAGGTGTGTTGCACAAAAACACGGTGGCCCGGAAAATGTCGCGCCTGTCGGCCCGAGTCAAAGCTTTGGGCGCTCAGGCGTAAGTCTTTGAATTAAAACTACAAAAGGCGCGCCTCTGGCGCGCTTTTTGCGTTTTAGGCCACTGTTTTCGACCTCGTGCTGCGATTCTTTTAGTCGTTGGCTAAGGTCAAGCGCGTTGTTGTGTTGCGCAGCTTCTACCCAGATTGCTAATGTGCCTGAGCGATTCACGCAGTCCTGGGGGGGACGAGTGGCCGAAGGTGTCGAAGGCACCTTAGCACCATTTTGACGCGCCGACTGGCGCTGCTTTGGCGGCGCTTGGTGCGCTCTTTCCCAGCGATCACTGAATGCCGGGTTCCGGCCAGGGTCTTTGTAGCGGGCTTTCAAGGGTGAGGGCCGTCAAGAAACTGTCGTATTAGCCGTATGAAACAAGAATAACGGGTCGGGGTCGATGATTGCACAGCAGTGGTCAAAAGTTTCCAAGGAACTACGGCAGGAGCTGGGCGAGAGCAGCTATAAAAGCTGGATAGAACCCCTTGAACTGGTCGGTGTGGAAAACGGCGTTGCGCGGCTGAACGCGCCGTCGCGTTTTGTTGGCGATTGGGTGAAGCGCAACTATCACGACAAAATCGTGGCGCGCTTGCGCAATGACCATGCCGGGTTGACGCAGCTGGAATTTTTTGTGGGGCCCGCGGCTGCGCCGGTGGTCAAGGCGCGGGTCCAAACCCAAGAAGCCCCGTCCGTTCTGGAAAGCGCCCCGCTGGAAGGGCGCTATACATTCGACAATTTCGTGGTCGGTAAACCCAACGAACTGGCCCATGCTGCCGCAAAGCGCGTGGCCGAAGCCGGGCCTGTCACCTTCAACCCGCTGTTCCTGTATGGTGGCGTTGGTTTGGGCAAAACCCATCTTATGCACGCGATTGCGCATGAATTGCAGCAATCGCGCCCGGATTTGCAGGTGCTGTATCTGTCAGCAGAGCAGTTCATGTATCGTTTCGTGCAGGCATTGCGCGACCGGCAGATCATGGATTTCAAGAACCTGTTCCGCTCGGTCGATGTGCTGATGGTCGATGATGTGCAATTCATTGCCGGCAAGGACAGTACGCAGGAAGAATTCTTCCACACGTTCAACGCGCTGGTGGACCAGAACAAGCAGATCATCATTTCCGCCGACCGCGCCCCCGGAGAGATCAAGGATCTGGAAGCGCGCATCACCTCGCGGATGCAATGCGGCCTTGTGGTGGATCTGCACCCGACCGATTACGAATTGCGCCTTGGCATCCTGCATCGCAAGGCCGCGATCTTTGCCGAAACGCTTGGCCCGGTCAATGTGGGCGATGGCGTGTTCGAGTTTCTTGCCCATCGGATCACCACCAATGTGCGCGTGTTGGAAGGGGCGTTACAGCGCCTGTTCGCGTTCTCCAATCTGATCGGACAGGAAATCACGCTCGACATGGTGCAGGATTGCCTGTCGGATATTCTGCGCAGTTCAGAGCGGCGCGTCACGGTCGAAGAAATCCAGCGCAAGGTGTCAGAGCATTTCAACATTCGCCTGTCTGACATGCTGGGGCCGAAACGCGCGCGCAATGTTGCGCGGCCGCGTCAGATTGCGATGTATCTGGCCAAGGAACTGACCTCGCGGTCCTTGCCAGAGATCGGTCGCCGTTTTGGCGGGCGCGACCATACGACGATCCTGTATGGCGTGCGCAAGGTCGAGGAAATGCGCAGCACCGATGTTCAGCTTGCCGAAGACGTGGATTTGTTGCGTCGCCTGTTGCAAAGCTGACCTGAACAGCCCAAAAAGCACCTTGCCGCCCGCGCGGAATTGGCTAGGCTCCGGAAACCTCCGCGGCTGCATAGTCGTGTCGTGTGCGGGATGTGAAGAAGGATCGAGCGTATGAAGATCAGCATTGAACGGGCGGCTTTGTTGAAAGCTGTATCGCAAGCGCAATCCGTGGTTGAGCGGCGCAATACGATTCCGATCCTCGCCAATGTGCTGATAGAGGCCGAGGATGCGCAGGTCAGTTTCCGCGCCACCGATCTGGATGTCGAAGTGGTGGACCGCGCGCCCGCAATGGTGGAGCGGGCAGGGGCGACGACCGTGTCGGCTGTGCTGTTGCATGAAATCGTGCGCAAGCTGCCGGATGGCGCGATGGTCGAACTGGCCGATGACAGCCGCTCTGGCCGGTTGCAGGTCACGGCGGGCCGGTCCAGTTTTGCGCTGGCGACCCTGCCAAAAGAAGATTTTCCGGTCATGGCTTCCAGCGAATATGCCGCGAATTTCTCGGCCCCTGCCAAGGCGCTGCGCCGGCTGTTTGACAAATCGAAATTCGCCATCTCGACCGAGGAAACGCGCTACTACCTGAACGGCGTTTACCTGCATGTTGCCGAAGGCGAGGGCGGGCGCGTGCTGCGCTGCGTGGCAACCGATGGGCACCGCTTGGCGCGCGTTGATGCCGGTCTGCCTGCTGGTGCCGAGGCCATGCCCGGCGTGATCGTGCCGCGCAAAACCGTGGGCGAGCTGCGCAAACTGCTGGAAGATGACGATATGCAGATCGCTGTGTCGGTGTCGGAAACCAAGATCCGCTTCGCGACGCCGGATATCACGCTGACATCTAAGGTCATCGACGGCACCTTCCCCGATTACACCCGCGTCATCCCGTCGGGCAACACCAAGCGGCTGGAAGTGGATGCAGGCGATTTCGCCAAGGCGGTGGACCGTGTGGCCACCGTCTCGTCCGAACGTTCGCGTGCGGTCAAGCTGGTGTTGGAAGATGACAAGTTGGTTCTGTCCGTGAACGCCCCCGATAGCGGCGCGGCAGAGGAAGAGCTGATCGTCGCCTATGCCGACGAGCGCTTGGAAATCGGCTTCAACGCGAAATACTTGCTTGAGATCGCCAGCCAAGTGGACCGCGAGAATGCTGTGTTCTTGTTCAACTCCTCGGGCGATCCCACGCTGATGCGCGAAGGCAATGACACCTCTGCCGTATATGTCGTGATGCCGATGCGGGTGTAACGGGCCGTTTGGCCTGATCCATGTCCGTTCATCTATCCCATCTGACCCTGTCGCATTTCCGCTCGCATCAGCGCACGCGGCTGGAGTTTGACGGGCGGCCTGTGGCGTTGCACGGGCCGAACGGGTCGGGAAAGACGAATATCCTTGAAGCGGTTTCGCTGTTTTCGCCCGGTCGCGGGCTGCGGCGCGCCACGCCTGACGAGATGGCGCGCCAGCCGCAGGCTTTGGGCTGGAAGCTGCGCGCCGAAATCGTGACCCGGGACGGCCCCCGGCTGGCGGAAACATGGGCCGAACCCGGCCAATCGCGGCAGGTGCGGATTGACGAAAAGACCGCGCCGCAAATTGCCCTTGGCGCATTGGTGCCCATGCTGTGGCTGACGCCTGCGATGGACCGGCTTTGGCTGGAAGGGGCCGAAGGGCGCAGGCGCTTTCTGGACCGCACCACGCTTAGCTTCGCGCCGGACCATGCCGCGCAGGTGCTGGCCTATGACAAGGCAATGCGCGAGCGCAATCGCCTGTTGCGCGATGGGGTGCGCGATACCCGCTGGTTTGCCGCGCTGGAAGGACAGATGGCCGAGGCGGGCAGGCAGATCACCGTCAACCGGCGCGCGGCCTTGGCAGAACTATCCGCCCATGCTGACCCCAACAGCCCGTTTCCCATGGCTGATCTAAGCCTTGATTGCAGCGCGCCCGATGATCTGGCCGCCGCCTTGGCCGAGAACCGCGCGCGTGACATGGCTGCCGGACGCAGCCTGATCGGCCCACATCGCGCCGATCTGCGCGCTGTCTGGGCCGCCAAAGGGGTGCAGGCGGCGCAATGTTCAACCGGCGAACAGAAGGCATTCCTGATTTCCGCCATACTGGCCAATGGCCGCGCGCTGGCGGCGAAAACCGCCATGCCGCCCTTGCTGCTGCTGGATGAGGTCGCAGCCCATCTTGACGCCGCCCGGCGCGCGGCGCTTTATGACGCGGTTTGCGCGATGGGGGGGCAGTGCTTCATGACAGGCACCGGGCCAGAGCTGTTTGCAGAGCTGGGCTCGCGCGCACAAGTCTTCGCGCTGTCGGACCGCGATGGCGTGTCCCATGTTGAAAAGGATATCCTATGACTTTGCCATGCCAGCGCATTTCGCTTGTGACCCTTGGGGTCGACAACCTAGACCGCGCACGCGCCTTTTACGCGGCCCTTGGCTGGGCAGAGGCAGAGTCGACCGACGGCATGGCCTGTTTCCAGTTGCACGGTCAGGCGCTTATGCTGTTCGGGCGTGCCGATCTTGCCAAGGACCAAGGCCGGGAAGGGGCCGAATTGGGCACCGGGGCCGTGACGCTGGCGCAGTGTTTCGAAACCCGCGATGACGTGGACGCAGCCTTTGCCCAAGCGCTTGCCGCCGGTGCCACCGCGCTCAAAGCGCCCGAGGCCGTGTTCTGGGGTGGGTATTCCGGCTATTACGCCGACCCGGACGGCCATGTCTGGGAAGTGGCGCATAACCCGTTTTGGCCGCTGGCCAAAGATGGCAGCCTGACCCTACCGGTGCCTGCATGACAATCGGCGCGCTCGACCTGCTGTTTTATGCGGGCGCAATCCTGATCCTGTTCCTGACCCCCGGCCCGGTCTGGGTGGCGCTGACCGCGCGCGCCATGTCGGGCGGGTTCGCGTCTGCCGCGCCCTTGGCGGTGGGGGTGGCCCTGGGGGATATGCTTTGGCCGCTGGCGGCCATTTTCGGGCTGACATGGATATTGTCGCTTTATGGCGACCTGTTGGGGCTGATGAAATGGGTTGCGATGGCGATGTTCGTCATCATGGGGGTGCAGCTTATACGGCACGCTCGCGCGCGTATTTCGACCGATAGCCGACTGACACGGCCGGGGCGCATGGCAGGGTTTCTGGCCGGGATCAGCGTGATCTTGGCCAATCCCAAGGCAATACTGTTTTACATGGGCGTGCTGCCGGGGTTCTTTGACCTTAGCCGCGTCACGGGTTTTGACATTGCTGCCATTCTGGCCGTATCGGCCAGCATCCCGATGCTGGGCAATCTGGCTATGGCGCTGGCCATTGACCGCGCGCGCACGCTCTTGCGTTCGGGAGAGGCGATGGCGCGCGTGAACCGCATAGCGGGCGCGTTGATGATCGGGGTTGGGTTGGTCATCGGGCTTACCTGATCGCGCTCAAATCCTGCACGAAAGGGCAATCGGCCAAGGGCACCGACACATCCGGGTCAAACAACGTGTCGCGACCTTCTGACAAAAGCGCCAGATACTTGCGGTATTCCTCGGCGCTGTTGAAGTGCTGGCCGCGCGCGACTTCGGCCTGTGCCTTGGCGTGGAACTGGGCATTGTATTTGAAATGGGCGAAGGCAAGCGTGCGTTCCGCCATCCTGCCGCCCACAGCATAATGCAGCCCGGCAGAAAACTGCATATAAGGTTGATACCGCATGAGCGCGAATTTCTGGGCCACGAACAGGTTGCGCGCGGCGGGTTGGCCCAACTCTTCCATCAGGCGGTGGCGCAGGTTAGAGGTGACACTGTCACAATTGCCCCATGGCCCGCGCATGCCCGGCACACACCGCAGCGGAGCGCGGTCAATATGTGTCGCATCAGCGAAAGGGCCGTGGGCGAAACCCGCCTGTGCCAAGGGGCCGGATGGGTAAAGATCCAGCATGGACAGGCGCACAAGTTCGGCGTCGCGGTAGTCCGGGCCACGCAGCAGGGTTGGCAGATCGCCCGACACCTGCCCGCGTTCGTCGGGCAGCGACCAGAACAGGAAT
This genomic window from Roseibaca calidilacus contains:
- the ubiB gene encoding 2-polyprenylphenol 6-hydroxylase, with protein sequence MRGPHNIWRLVRTGATFERTGAMAEVLEAMNAPSRLRLAARVLGWPFKMLGLKGDESLPPLVRALTALGPAYIKFGQTLATRPDVVGQELADQLRYLQDKLAPFPRAEAVAQIEAELGIRLAEAFSELSEPVAAASIAQVHQARLAETGAKVAVKVLRPGVERAFRRDVDAFHLAAQIIELLLPKSRRLRPLDVIAHFEELVEGELDLRIEAASAAEFAANTEGDEGFSLPRPVWHLSQRRVMTLGWAEGVPMGDNAALDALGIDRRELGTRVLTLFLRHALRDGFFHGDMHQGNMKVTADGGIIAFDFGIMGRIDAYTRRAYAEILFGFIRKDYRRVAEVHFEAGYVPPDRDIDDFARALRSVGEPIFGMDARYISMAKLLAYLFEVTERFGMETRTELILLQRTMVVVEGVARSLNPEINMWQVAKPVVEEYVRTHVGPQAFARDLAQTAKILSRFGPRLPRLVEDALIAQAHPKPEQTPARRVGPLGYGLAGGGLVALGVVIGAAL
- the ubiE gene encoding bifunctional demethylmenaquinone methyltransferase/2-methoxy-6-polyprenyl-1,4-benzoquinol methylase UbiE — translated: MTNDKTTTHFGFQTVDEDQKAGMVHGVFSSVASKYDVMNDLMSMGIHRIWKDAMMDWLAPRPGQRLLDVAGGTGDVAFRFLARAGIGTHATVLDMTEDMLLAGQTRAEADSMAASLDWVVGDAMALPFPDNSFDVYTISFGIRNVTRVPDALSEAFRVLRPGGRLMVLEFSQIPNELMQKVYDLYSFNIIPPMGKLVTGDRDSYQYLVESIRKFPDQDTFAGMIAAAGFEQVKYRNLSMGIAALHSGWKL
- the mutM gene encoding bifunctional DNA-formamidopyrimidine glycosylase/DNA-(apurinic or apyrimidinic site) lyase, which gives rise to MPELPEVETVRRGLLGAMEGAVIARAELRRADLRWPFPTDMAERLTGARVLALRRRSKYLLADLDRAETLIVHLGMSGRMTVSGLAAPHVPGKFHFDHPALEKHDHVIFHMESGARVTFNDPRRFGAMDLCATATQEGHKLLASIGPEPLGNAFDAIYLAAQLAGKRTPIKAALLDQRIVAGLGNIYVCEALHRAGIHPARAAHRIGAARVERLVHEIRATLTEAIAAGGSSLRDYRQADGALGYFQHGFKVYGREGQPCQQPDCTGAIRRIVQSGRSSFYCATCQR
- a CDS encoding enoyl-CoA hydratase, which produces MAYETLIVDIKDHVALIRLNRPDAMNALNTKLLSELTDAMQAADANDKVRCMVLTGSDKAFAAGADVKEMADKSFVDAYQEDLFGPACDTIAAVRKPIIAAVAGYALGGGCELAMLCDFIIAADTAKFGQPEINLGIVAGMGGTQRLTRLVGMSKAMDMHLTGRFMDAEEAERAGLVSRVVPAKKLMDEAMSAAGKIAEKSQITAKAVKESVNRAYEGSLREGLLFERRMFHMMFASEDRTEGMQAFLEKRTPQFRDQ
- the rpsT gene encoding 30S ribosomal protein S20, with amino-acid sequence MANTPQSKKRARQAERRTDINKARRSRIRGFLRKVEEAIASGDPAKATEALRAAQPEMARGVTKGVLHKNTVARKMSRLSARVKALGAQA
- the dnaA gene encoding chromosomal replication initiator protein DnaA; protein product: MIAQQWSKVSKELRQELGESSYKSWIEPLELVGVENGVARLNAPSRFVGDWVKRNYHDKIVARLRNDHAGLTQLEFFVGPAAAPVVKARVQTQEAPSVLESAPLEGRYTFDNFVVGKPNELAHAAAKRVAEAGPVTFNPLFLYGGVGLGKTHLMHAIAHELQQSRPDLQVLYLSAEQFMYRFVQALRDRQIMDFKNLFRSVDVLMVDDVQFIAGKDSTQEEFFHTFNALVDQNKQIIISADRAPGEIKDLEARITSRMQCGLVVDLHPTDYELRLGILHRKAAIFAETLGPVNVGDGVFEFLAHRITTNVRVLEGALQRLFAFSNLIGQEITLDMVQDCLSDILRSSERRVTVEEIQRKVSEHFNIRLSDMLGPKRARNVARPRQIAMYLAKELTSRSLPEIGRRFGGRDHTTILYGVRKVEEMRSTDVQLAEDVDLLRRLLQS
- the dnaN gene encoding DNA polymerase III subunit beta, with translation MKISIERAALLKAVSQAQSVVERRNTIPILANVLIEAEDAQVSFRATDLDVEVVDRAPAMVERAGATTVSAVLLHEIVRKLPDGAMVELADDSRSGRLQVTAGRSSFALATLPKEDFPVMASSEYAANFSAPAKALRRLFDKSKFAISTEETRYYLNGVYLHVAEGEGGRVLRCVATDGHRLARVDAGLPAGAEAMPGVIVPRKTVGELRKLLEDDDMQIAVSVSETKIRFATPDITLTSKVIDGTFPDYTRVIPSGNTKRLEVDAGDFAKAVDRVATVSSERSRAVKLVLEDDKLVLSVNAPDSGAAEEELIVAYADERLEIGFNAKYLLEIASQVDRENAVFLFNSSGDPTLMREGNDTSAVYVVMPMRV
- the recF gene encoding DNA replication/repair protein RecF (All proteins in this family for which functions are known are DNA-binding proteins that assist the filamentation of RecA onto DNA for the initiation of recombination or recombinational repair.), which encodes MSVHLSHLTLSHFRSHQRTRLEFDGRPVALHGPNGSGKTNILEAVSLFSPGRGLRRATPDEMARQPQALGWKLRAEIVTRDGPRLAETWAEPGQSRQVRIDEKTAPQIALGALVPMLWLTPAMDRLWLEGAEGRRRFLDRTTLSFAPDHAAQVLAYDKAMRERNRLLRDGVRDTRWFAALEGQMAEAGRQITVNRRAALAELSAHADPNSPFPMADLSLDCSAPDDLAAALAENRARDMAAGRSLIGPHRADLRAVWAAKGVQAAQCSTGEQKAFLISAILANGRALAAKTAMPPLLLLDEVAAHLDAARRAALYDAVCAMGGQCFMTGTGPELFAELGSRAQVFALSDRDGVSHVEKDIL
- a CDS encoding VOC family protein — protein: MTLPCQRISLVTLGVDNLDRARAFYAALGWAEAESTDGMACFQLHGQALMLFGRADLAKDQGREGAELGTGAVTLAQCFETRDDVDAAFAQALAAGATALKAPEAVFWGGYSGYYADPDGHVWEVAHNPFWPLAKDGSLTLPVPA
- a CDS encoding LysE family translocator, with product MTIGALDLLFYAGAILILFLTPGPVWVALTARAMSGGFASAAPLAVGVALGDMLWPLAAIFGLTWILSLYGDLLGLMKWVAMAMFVIMGVQLIRHARARISTDSRLTRPGRMAGFLAGISVILANPKAILFYMGVLPGFFDLSRVTGFDIAAILAVSASIPMLGNLAMALAIDRARTLLRSGEAMARVNRIAGALMIGVGLVIGLT